A stretch of the Oxyura jamaicensis isolate SHBP4307 breed ruddy duck chromosome 4, BPBGC_Ojam_1.0, whole genome shotgun sequence genome encodes the following:
- the LOC118165872 gene encoding diacylglycerol kinase delta-like, giving the protein MNGGPHLGLRLFQKFSTFRILVCGGDGSVGWVLSEIDALGLHKQCQLGVLPLGTGNDLARVLGWGSLCDDDTQLLQILEKLERATTKMLDRWSVMTYEAPKQSPPALKEEEDGDSNIQAQISHYADSVALHLAKILESDKHSVVISSAKFLCGTVNDFVAEVGRAYKRATENKQEAELMARKCAMLNEKLDSLVRELTEEAQAVVVPEGTPQAAPADAKELEKSGFNPSPVPRIFKSKEQLMLRANSLKKALRQIIEQAEKAVDEQNKQTQAYRASAVPSKKDSSEELNKEEERLCSRRETVTSATSSILLERPDAFGSLQFPEDPGALSDGFCAARGGASPAVPAASSHFSEKCVMNNYFGIGLDAKISLEFNNKRDEHPKKCSSRTKNMMWYGVLGTKELLQRTYKNLEQRVQLECDGVPISLPSLQGIAVLNIPSYAGGINFWGGTKEDNNFGAPSFDDKKLEVVAVFGSIQMAVSRVINLQHHRIAQCRVVKITIRGDEGVPVQVDGEAWIQPPGVIKIQHKNRAQMLTRDRAFESTLKSWEDKQKGESYRAAARPRLSSQQSMEYLTEEESSLLQQLSRAAESLIARIHEAAKAHKAVEQELAHAVNTSALALSEALSNKAASTAEFLSRNAAVEVVLSIKALYAETRAFLEGKALDSPQEEEALQGPLSALGQELQRLLDIHWLVPIAHPAEEESGGSANKGSFKLRLNIPKPRKDKAQKQKANSALPADKWGAEEVAAWLEALGLGEYRDIFVRHDIQGSELILLERRDLKDLGITKVGHMKRILQAIKELSNPP; this is encoded by the exons ATGAACGGGGGCCCTCACCTGGG GCTGCGCCTCTTCCAGAAGTTCTCCACCTTCCGCATCCTGGTGTGCGGCGGCGACGGCAGCGTGGGCTGGGTGCTGTCCGAGATCGACGCCCTGGGGCTGCACAAGCAA TGCCAGCTGGGCGTCCTGCCGCTGGGCACCGGCAACGACCTGGCacgggtgctgggctggggcagcctcTGCGACGACGacacccagctgctgcagatcctggagaagctggagaggGCCACCACCAAGATGCTGGACCG GTGGAGCGTGATGACCTACGAAGCCCCCAAGCAGTCCCCACCGGccctgaaggaggaggaggacggggaCTCCAACATCCAG GCCCAGATCTCCCACTACGCCGACTCGGTCGCCCTCCACCTGGCCAAGATCCTGGAGTCGGACAAGCACTCGGTGGTGATCTCGTCCGCCAA GTTCCTCTGCGGCACCGTCAATGACTTCGTGGCTGAGGTCGGCCGGGCGTACAAGAGAGCGACCGAGAACAAGCAGGAGGCCGAGCTGATGGCGAGGAAG TGCGCCATGCTGAACGAGAAGCTGGACTCGCTGGTGCGGGAGCTGACCGAGGAGGCTCAGGCCGTCGTGGTCCCCGAGGGGACGCCGCAGGCCGCCCCGGCCGACGCCAAGGAGCTGGAGAAAAGCGGCTTCaaccccagccccgtgccccgcATCTTCAAATCCAAGGAGCAGCTGATGCTGCGGGCCAACAGCCTGAAGAAAGCCCTGCGGCAGATCATCGAGCAGGCGGAGAAAG CTGTGGACGAGCAGAACAAGCAGACCCAAGCCTACCGTGCCAGCGCAGTCCCCAGCAAGAAGGACAGCTCGGAGGAGCTcaacaaggaggaggagaggctcT GCTCCCGGCGGGAGACGGTGACCTCCGCCACGTCGTCCATCCTCCTGGAGCGGCCGGACGCCTTCGGCAGCCTGCAGTTCCCCGAGGACCCCGGCGCGCT ctCGGACGGGTTCTGTGCCGCGCGTGgcggtgccagccctgctgtgcccgCTGCCTCCAGCCACTTCTCGGAGAAATGCGTCATGAACAACTACTTCGGCATCGGCCTGGATGCCAAGATCTCGCTGGAGTTCAACAACAAGCGGGACGAGCACCCCAAGAAGTGCAG CAGCCGCACCAAGAACATGATGTGGTACGGGGTGCTGGGCAccaaggagctgctgcagcgCACCTACAAGAACCTGGAGCAGCGGGTGCAGCTGGAG TGCGACGGGGTGCCCATCTcgctgcccagcctgcagggcaTCGCTGTCCTCAACATCCCCAGCTACGCCGGGGGCATCAATTTTTGGGGAGGCACCAAGGAGGACAAC aaCTTCGGAGCGCCGTCCTTCGACGACAAGAAGCTGGAGGTGGTGGCCGTCTTCGGCAGCATCCAGATGGCCGTGTCGCGGGTCATCAACCTGCAGCACCACCGCATCGCCCAG TGCCGCGTGGTGAAGATCACCATCCGCGGGGACGAGGGCGTCCCCGTGCAGGTGGATGGAGAAGCCTGGATCCAGCCGCCCGGCGTCATCAAGATCCAGCACAAGAACCGAGCCCAGATGCTCACCAGGGACCGG gcGTTTGAAAGCACCCTCAAGTCCTGGGAGGACAAGCAGAAGGGGGAGAGCTACCGTGCGGCCGCGCGGCCGCGGCTCAGCTCGCAGCAGTCCATGGAGTACCTGacggaggaggagagcagcctcctgcagcagctctcgcGGGCGGCCGAGAGCCTCATCGCCAG GATCCACGAGGCGGCCAAGGCTCACAAAGCcgtggagcaggagctggcccACGCCGTCAACACCAGCGCCCTGGCGCTGAGCGAGGCGCTCTCCAACAAAGCCGCCAGCACCGCCGAG TTTCTCAGCAGGAACGCGGCCGTGGAGGTGGTGCTGAGCATCAAGGCGCTCTACGCCGAGACCAGGGCGTTCCTGGAAGGGAAGGCG CTGGACTCgccccaggaggaggaggcgctGCAGGGCCCCCTGAGCGcgctgggccaggagctgcagcggCTGCTGGACATCCACTGGCTGGTGCCCATCGCCCACCCCGCGGAGGAG GAGAGCGGTGGCAGCGCCAACAAGGGCAGCTTCAAGCTTCGCCTCAACATCCCCAAGCCCAGGAAGGACAAGGCGCAGAAGCAGAAGGCCAACAGCGCGCTGCCAG CGGACAAGTGGGGCGCTGAGGAGGTGGCTGCTTGGCTGGAAGCGCTGGGTTTAGGGGAGTACAGAGACATTTTCGTGCGGCACGACATCCAGGGCTCGGAGTTGAtcctgctggagaggagagaCCTGAAG GACCTGGGCATCACCAAAGTCGGCCACATGAAGAGAATCCTCCAGGCCATCAAGGAGCTCAGCAACCCGCCCTAG
- the PHKA1 gene encoding phosphorylase b kinase regulatory subunit alpha, skeletal muscle isoform — MRSKTWAGLRNCLNLRRNLTPWLSPLLELTKARRGLEQSVVKLMRGLLQCMMRQVDKVEAFKYSQSTRDCLHAKYNTHTCATVVGDHEWGHLQLDATSLYLLMLAQMTASGLHIIHSLDEVNFIQNLVFYIEAAYKTADFGIWERGDKTNQGITELNASSVGMAKAALEALDELDLFGAKGGPQSVIRVLSDEVQHCQSILHSMLPRASTSKEVDASVLSVISYPAFAVEDSELVEITKQEIITKLQGRYGCCRFLRDGYRTPKEDPNRPYYEPAELKLFENIECEWPLFWTYLIIDGLFSGNMEQVQEYREALEGVLIKGKNGVRLLPELYSVPPDKVDEEYRNPHTVDRIPMGKLPLMWGQSLYILGCLMAEGFLAPGEIDPLNRRFATVPKPDVVVQVCILAETEGIKAVLRKEGIDVETVADVYPIRVQPARILSHIYARLGRNKQMCLTGRPYRHMGVLGTSKLYNIRKNIFTFTPQFIDQQQFYLALDNKMIVEMLRTDLSYLCSRWRMTGRPTITFPVSQTMLDETGSSVHPAVLATLRKLQDGYFGGARIQTGKLSEFLTTSCRTHLSFMDPGPEGKVFANGYELGIDSFEELDPEEWLHGLQLAEDADTYDEVAQYLDHLLQRTVPQANLPPTAQRGGLSRFRAAVHTTRDLMSLASKAKDLHVQNVGMYVPSKIFQASQQSVKLLSSPHQHEQEGKSHTLHAEMNLPRDEAGNVDCKALVDQLRICPTLQEQADILYMLHILKGPEWHTGLESEPGPTVKELLTELYVRVGATRQWALIRYISGILKKKVEALDEACTDLLSHQKHLTVGLPPEPREKTISAPIPYEELVHLIDEASEKNLSVSILTQEIMVYLAMYMRTQPALFAEMFRIRIGLIIQVMATELAHSLRCSAGEATENLMNLSPSDMKSLLFHILSGKEFGVEKSVRSVDSSVTTAISICEVGAVGATKPERAGIVRLKSEIKQQLDKRRQSLTGSKPISLQSGDGDLMPSLSTGHSELLGKGSFSSMLEDQSSKDSRQGQWKRRRRLDGALNRVPMGFYQKVWKILQKCHGLSVEGFVLPSSTTREMTPGEMKFAVHVEAVLNRVPQPEYRQLLVEAILVLTMLVDMEVHTIGGIIAVEKIVHTANDLFYEEQKALGADDDMLERDPTTGICSLLYDSAPSGRFGTMTYLSKSVALYVYEFLPGDGCAMQ; from the exons ATGAGGTCGAAGACCTGGGCCGGGTTGAGGAACTGCTTGAACTTGCGCAGGAACTTGACGCCTTGGTTGTCCCCGCTCTTGGAGTTGACGAAGGCcaggagagggctggagcag AGCGTGGTGAAGCTGATGCGGGGCCTGCTCCAGTGCATGATGAGACAG GTGGACAAGGTGGAGGCCTTCAAGTACAGCCAGAGCACGCGGGACTGCCTCCACGCCAAGTACAACACCCACACCTGTGCCACCGTGGTGGGGGACCACGAGTGGGGGCACCTGCAGCTGGATGCCACCTCCCTCTACCTGCTCATGCTGGCACAGATGACGGCCTCAG GCCTCCACATAATTCACAGCCTGGATGAGGTCAACTTCATCCAGAACCTTGTCTTCTACATCGAAGCGGCCTACAAGACGGCG GACTTTGGGATATGGGAGCGCGGGGACAAGACGAACCAGGGCATCACTGAACTGAACGCCAGCTCCGTCGGCATGGCCAAG GCTGCCCTGGAGGCCCTGGATGAGCTGGATCTCTTTGGAGCCAAGGGAGGCCCGCAGTCGGTGATACGGGTGCTGTCGGACGAGGTGCAGCACTGCCAG TCCATCCTCCACTCGATGCTGCCAAGGGCCTCCACGTCCAAGGAGGTGGACGCCAGCGTGCTCTCTGTCATCTCCTACCCGGCCTTTGCTGTGGAGGACAGCGAGCTGGTGGAAATCACCAAGCAGGAGATCATCACCAAGCTGCAG GGGCGCTACGGCTGCTGCCGCTTCCTCCGCGATGGATACAGGACCCCCAAAGAG GATCCCAACCGCCCCTACTACGAACCCGCGGAGCTGAAGCTCTTTGAGAACATTGAGTGCGAGTGGCCTCTGTTTTGGACGTACCTGATCATCGACGGGCTTTTCAGCGGGAACATGGAGCAG gtgcaggagtACCGGGAGGCCCTCGAGGGGGTTCTCATCAAGGGGAAGAACGGGGTGCGCCTGCTGCCGGAGCTGTACAGCGTCCCGCCGGACAAG GTGGATGAGGAATACAGGAACCCCCACACTGTGGACAGGATACCCATGGGCAAGCTGCCGCTCATGTGGGGCCAGTCCCTCTACATCCTGGGCTGCCTGATGGCCGAG ggGTTTCTAGCTCCTGGTGAAATCGATCCCCTCAACCGCCGCTTTGCGACCGTCCCCAAGCCTGACGTGGTGGTGCAAG TGTGCATCCTGGCGGAGACCGAGGGGATCAAGGCTGTCCTGAGGAAGGAGGGCATCGATGTGGAGACCGTGGCCGACGTTTACCCCATCAGGGTGCAGCCTGCTCGCATCCTCAGCCACATCTACGCGCGCCTGG gtcGCAACAAGCAGATGTGCCTGACGGGACGGCCCTACCGGCACATGGGCGTCCTCGGCACCTCCAAGCTCTACAACATCAGGAAGAACATCTTTACCTTCACCCCGCAG TTCATAGACCAGCAGCAGTTCTACCTGGCACTCGACAACAAGATGATTGTGGAGATGCTGAGGACGGACCTCTCGTACCTCTGCAGCCGCTGGAGGATGACCGGGCGGCCCACCATCACCTTCCCCGTCTCTCAAACCATGCTCG ACGAAACAGGCAGCAGCGTGCACCCCGCGGTGCTGGCAACGCTGCGGAAGCTGCAGGACGGGTATTTCGGTGGCGCAAG GATCCAGACGGGTAAGTTGTCGGAGTTCCTGACAACGTCGTGCCGAACGCACCTCAGCTTCATGGACCCTGGGCCGGAGGGTAAGGTCTTTGCCAACGGTTACGAGCTCGGCATTGACAGCTTTGAGGAGCTAGACCCTGAGGAGTGGCTGCATGGCTTGCAGTTGGCAGAGGATG CGGACACGTACGACGAGGTGGCGCAGTACCTGGACCACCTGCTGCAGCGCACGGTCCCCCAGGCCAACCTCCCTCCCACCGCCCAGCGGGGAGGGCTGAGCCGCTTCCGCGCCGCCGTGCACACCACCCGCGACCTCATGTCCCTGGCGTCCAAGGCCAAGGACCTTCACGTCCAGA ACGTCGGGATGTACGTCCCCAGCAAGATCTTCCAGGCATCCCAGCAGTCGGTCAAGTTGCTGAGCTCGCCCCACCAGCATGAGCAGGAGGGCAAG AGCCACACACTCCATGCGGAGATGAACCTGCCCCGTGATGAGGCTGGCAACGTGGACTGCAAGGCGCTGGTGGACCAGCTGCGCATCTGCCCCACGCTGCAGGAGCAGGCGGATATCCTCTACATGCTCCACATCCTCAA GGGACCCGAGTGGCACACGGGGTTGGAGAGCGAGCCTGGCCCTACTGTTAAGGAGCTCCTCACCGAGCTGTACGTGCGGGTGGGCGCCACGCGCCAGTGGGCTCTAATCCGCTACATCTCCGGCATCCTGAAGAAGAAAGTGGAAGCTCTGGATGAG GCCTGCACGGACCTCCTGTCTCACCAGAAGCACTTGACGGTGGGGCTGCCCCCAGAGCCACGCGAGAAGACCATCTCCGC CCCGATCCCCTACGAGGAGCTCGTTCACCTCATTGACGAAGCCAGCGAGAAGAACCTCAGCGTGTCCATCCTCACCCAG GAGATCATGGTGTACTTGGCCATGTACATGCGCACCCAGCCCGCGCTCTTCGCTGAGATGTTTCGAATCCGCATCGGGCTCATCATCCAGGTGATGGCCACAGAGCTGGCACACTCCCTGCGCTGCTCGG CTGGAGAAGCCACTGAGAACCTGATGAATCTCAGCCCGTCCGACATGAAGAGCCTCCTCTTCCACATCCTCTCTGGCAAGGAGTTTGGGGTGGAGAAGAGTG tgCGATCGGTGGACTCGTCGGTCACCACCGCCATCTCCATCTGCGAGGTGGGCGCTGTCGGGGCCACCAAGCCCGAGCGTGCTGGCATCGTCAGGCTGAAAAGTGAGATCAAACAG caacTGGATAAACGTAGGCAGTCTCTGACCGGGAGTAAG ccCATCAGTTTGCAGTCCGGGGATGGTGACCTGATGCCCTCTCTG TCCACTGGGCACTCGGAGCTGCTGGGCAAGGGCTCCTTTTCGAGCATGCTGGAAGACCAGAGCAGTAAGGACAGCCGCCAGGGCCAGTGGAAGCGGAGACGGCGGCTGGATGGGGCCCTCAACCGTGTCCCCATGGGCTTCTACCAGAAGGTCTGGAAGATCCTGCAGAAG TGCCATGGTCTTTCCGTGGAGGGCTTTGTTCTCCCCTCTTCAACAACCAGAGAG ATGACCCCGGGGGAAATGAAGTTCGCCGTGCACGTGGAGGCAGTCCTCAACCGCGTGCCCCAGCCCGAGTACCggcagctgctggtggaggCCATCTTGGTGCTCACCATGCTGGTGGACATGGAGGTGCACACCATCGGGGGCATCATAGCCGTGGAAAAGATCGTGCACACAGCCAACGACCTTTTCTACGAGGAGCAG AAAGCCCTGGGTGCTGACGACGACATGCTGGAGAGGGATCCCACGACGGGCATCTGCAGCCTGCTGTACGACAGCGCGCCGAGCGGCCGGTTCGGCACCATGACCTACCTCTCCAAGTCGGTGGCCCTGTACGTCTACGAATTCCTGCCCGGCGACGGCTGCGCCATGCAGTAG